One stretch of Nocardia mangyaensis DNA includes these proteins:
- a CDS encoding STM4015 family protein, whose amino-acid sequence MTIGDHLREWGGLPAYTFPDPEKDAENQAAAVRSLPAADSVAWRIAVDSYEAPESWEDAFARFLDTVDPGAVRAIIVGSWTDAYENRPDGAIEAIVAAREQLPALRAVFVGDIIGEECEISWINQGEVTRLLEAFPALEELGVRGGERLEFTTVRHESLRKLTVEAGGLPVTVVRGVAASELPALVDLELWLGTSEYGGDSDVDDLAPILSGDRLPSLKRLALRNSEIQDVICAAVASAPVVARLDELDLSMGVLTDDGVAALLGGQPLTHLTSLDLHHNYVSSELGARLTDTLTAAGVELNLAVDDADEDEDDDGSVWRFVAVGE is encoded by the coding sequence ATGACCATCGGAGATCATCTGCGCGAGTGGGGCGGCCTGCCCGCCTACACCTTCCCCGACCCGGAGAAGGACGCCGAGAACCAGGCGGCGGCCGTGCGATCGCTGCCCGCCGCGGACTCGGTGGCGTGGCGGATCGCCGTCGATTCCTACGAAGCGCCGGAATCCTGGGAGGACGCGTTCGCCCGGTTCCTCGACACCGTCGACCCCGGTGCGGTGCGGGCCATCATCGTCGGTTCCTGGACCGATGCCTACGAGAACCGCCCCGACGGCGCGATCGAGGCCATCGTTGCCGCCCGCGAACAGCTTCCGGCACTGCGTGCGGTGTTCGTGGGCGACATCATCGGCGAGGAATGCGAGATCTCCTGGATCAATCAGGGCGAGGTGACCCGCCTGCTCGAGGCGTTTCCCGCGCTCGAGGAGCTGGGCGTGCGCGGCGGGGAGCGCCTCGAGTTCACCACGGTCCGGCACGAGAGCCTGCGCAAGCTGACGGTGGAGGCCGGCGGTCTGCCAGTCACGGTGGTGCGCGGTGTCGCGGCCAGCGAGCTACCCGCCCTGGTCGATCTCGAACTGTGGCTCGGCACCTCCGAATACGGTGGCGACAGCGATGTCGACGACCTCGCCCCGATTCTGTCCGGTGACCGGCTGCCGAGTCTGAAGCGACTGGCCCTGCGCAACAGCGAGATCCAGGACGTCATCTGCGCGGCGGTGGCCTCGGCGCCGGTCGTCGCGCGGCTCGACGAACTCGACCTGTCGATGGGGGTGCTCACCGACGACGGCGTCGCGGCCCTGCTCGGCGGCCAGCCTCTGACCCACCTGACATCGCTGGACCTGCACCACAACTACGTGAGTTCCGAGCTCGGTGCCCGCTTGACCGACACCCTCACCGCAGCCGGTGTCG